The Gammaproteobacteria bacterium genome has a window encoding:
- a CDS encoding dephospho-CoA kinase, with product MIYKVGLTGGIGSGKSTVAGLFAKLGTPVLDADVIARELVVPGAPALARIVEAFGADIITAQGALDRPRLRRIIFSDPARRKALEAILHPPIRAAMRERVDKLAGPYCVLCVPLLLETGQETEVDRILVVDTPHSLQYRRVMARDGLSAAEAAAMLRAQIGWCERLARADDVIVNDKGLAELERRVSELDRLYRDLGRESLPARAK from the coding sequence ATGATATACAAAGTCGGCCTGACCGGCGGCATAGGCAGCGGCAAATCCACCGTGGCAGGGCTGTTCGCCAAGCTCGGGACGCCGGTGCTGGACGCCGATGTCATTGCGCGTGAGCTGGTGGTCCCCGGCGCACCCGCCCTGGCCCGCATCGTCGAGGCCTTCGGCGCGGATATCATCACCGCTCAAGGCGCCTTGGACAGGCCGCGCCTGCGGCGTATCATCTTCAGCGATCCCGCCCGCCGCAAGGCCCTGGAGGCCATTTTACATCCTCCCATCCGCGCGGCGATGCGCGAGCGTGTGGACAAATTGGCAGGTCCTTACTGTGTGCTGTGCGTTCCGCTGTTGCTGGAGACGGGGCAAGAGACCGAAGTAGATCGCATTCTTGTGGTGGATACACCTCACAGCCTGCAATATCGGCGCGTCATGGCGCGCGACGGGCTAAGCGCCGCCGAGGCCGCCGCCATGTTGCGGGCCCAGATCGGCTGGTGTGAGCGGCTGGCGCGCGCCGATGACGTGATCGTCAATGATAAAGGTCTCGCCGAACTGGAGCGGCGGGTGAGCGAATTGGACAGGCTCTATAGGGATCTAGGCCGTGAGAGTTTGCCAGCGCGCGCCAAGTAA
- a CDS encoding prepilin peptidase: MPMMDIFQTLPWLFILSAGLLGLIVGSFLNVVIHRLPQMMEREWRAHCAELSGAPQTVAPARFDLLHPPSHCPQCGRGVKAAENIPLLSYLLLGGKCAGCGARIALRYPIVEVSTALLSAVVAWYFGAGGVGLAALPLTWALIALSFIDFDHQLLPDSITLPFLWAGLGLSLFNVFVDSETAIIGALAGYLSLWSVYIMFKLVTGKQGMGHGDFKLLAMLGAWLGWQALPVIILLSSLLGALVGIALILLRGRDKNVPIPFGPYLALAGWISLLWGKDLTQAYLQFAGLA; encoded by the coding sequence ATGCCGATGATGGACATCTTCCAGACGCTTCCCTGGCTATTTATCTTGTCTGCGGGGTTACTAGGCCTTATTGTCGGCAGTTTTTTGAATGTCGTGATCCACCGGTTGCCGCAGATGATGGAGCGCGAATGGCGCGCGCATTGTGCGGAGTTGAGTGGCGCACCACAGACCGTCGCACCGGCGCGCTTCGATCTATTGCACCCCCCCTCGCACTGTCCGCAGTGCGGAAGGGGCGTCAAGGCCGCAGAGAATATTCCCCTGTTGAGTTACCTGCTGTTGGGTGGTAAATGTGCGGGCTGTGGGGCGCGCATAGCGCTGCGCTATCCCATCGTCGAGGTCTCGACGGCGCTTTTGTCGGCGGTAGTCGCATGGTATTTCGGCGCCGGCGGGGTGGGACTCGCTGCGCTGCCGCTGACCTGGGCGTTGATCGCCCTGAGCTTCATAGACTTCGATCATCAACTGTTGCCGGATAGCATCACGTTGCCTTTTTTATGGGCCGGTCTTGGCTTAAGCCTGTTTAATGTGTTCGTGGACAGCGAGACCGCTATCATCGGCGCCTTGGCGGGTTACCTCAGCCTGTGGTCGGTCTATATCATGTTCAAGCTGGTCACCGGCAAGCAGGGCATGGGGCACGGCGACTTCAAGCTGCTCGCCATGCTGGGGGCCTGGCTGGGCTGGCAGGCCCTACCGGTCATCATATTACTGTCATCCCTGTTGGGGGCGTTGGTGGGGATAGCCCTGATATTGTTGCGGGGCAGGGATAAGAATGTGCCCATCCCCTTCGGCCCGTATCTGGCCCTGGCGGGGTGGATTAGTTTGCTATGGGGGAAGGATTTGACCCAGGCTTACTTGCAGTTTGCCGGGCTGGCCTAG
- a CDS encoding type II secretion system F family protein — protein sequence MAAKAIKQDTFIWEGSNRLGNRIKGETRATTVALVKADLRRQGINPIKIKKRSNFGRRKKKITPKDIAVMSRQLATMISAGVPLVQSFEIIGRGNNNPSMQELMLAIKGDLESGTSLTEALEKHPYYFDELFCNLVRAGEHAGILETLLHKIAIYKEKIENLKGKIKKALWYPTAVLVVAFIITAILLIFVIPQFESLFKGFGADLPALTRFVIDLSAAFQQWWWAIFGGIILAVMGLVQAKRRSRKFSRLLDRMLLKTPIIGGIVTKATIARYARTLATMFAAGVPLVEAMQSVAGASGNIVYADGILKMRDEVSTGQQLNQAMRQSNLFPNMVVQMAAIGEESGALDTMLTKVADFYEEEVDNQVDSLSSLLEPLIMVILGVLVGGLVVAMYLPIFKLGAVV from the coding sequence ATGGCTGCAAAGGCGATTAAACAAGATACCTTCATTTGGGAAGGTTCCAACAGACTGGGCAACCGTATCAAGGGCGAGACGCGCGCCACGACCGTCGCGCTGGTCAAGGCGGATCTGCGCCGGCAGGGCATCAACCCCATCAAGATCAAAAAGCGCTCTAACTTCGGGCGCCGCAAGAAGAAGATCACCCCCAAAGACATCGCCGTCATGAGCCGCCAGCTTGCCACCATGATCTCGGCGGGCGTGCCGCTGGTGCAATCCTTCGAGATCATCGGCCGCGGGAATAACAATCCCAGCATGCAGGAGTTGATGCTCGCCATCAAGGGCGATCTGGAGAGCGGCACCTCACTGACCGAGGCGCTGGAAAAACACCCCTATTACTTCGACGAATTGTTCTGCAATCTGGTGCGCGCCGGCGAACACGCCGGTATTTTGGAAACCCTGCTGCACAAGATCGCCATCTACAAGGAAAAGATCGAGAACCTGAAAGGCAAGATCAAAAAGGCCCTGTGGTATCCCACCGCCGTGCTGGTGGTGGCCTTCATCATCACCGCCATCCTGCTCATTTTTGTCATCCCGCAGTTCGAGTCCTTGTTCAAGGGATTCGGCGCCGACCTGCCGGCCCTGACCCGCTTCGTCATTGACCTCTCGGCGGCCTTCCAGCAGTGGTGGTGGGCGATCTTCGGCGGCATCATACTGGCCGTCATGGGACTCGTCCAGGCCAAGCGCCGCTCGCGCAAATTCAGCCGGCTGCTCGATCGCATGCTGCTGAAAACGCCGATCATCGGCGGCATCGTCACCAAGGCCACTATCGCCCGCTACGCGCGCACCCTCGCCACCATGTTCGCCGCCGGCGTGCCGCTGGTGGAGGCCATGCAATCGGTCGCCGGGGCATCGGGCAACATCGTCTACGCGGACGGCATCCTCAAGATGCGCGACGAGGTATCCACCGGCCAGCAGTTGAACCAGGCCATGCGTCAATCCAATCTGTTCCCGAACATGGTGGTGCAGATGGCCGCAATCGGAGAAGAATCCGGCGCGCTGGACACGATGCTCACCAAGGTCGCCGATTTCTACGAGGAAGAGGTGGACAACCAGGTGGACTCCTTGAGCAGCCTGCTCGAGCCGCTCATCATGGTGATACTGGGCGTGCTGGTCGGCGGTTTGGTAGTGGCGATGTATCTGCCTATATTCAAGTTGGGGGCAGTGGTATAA
- the pilB gene encoding type IV-A pilus assembly ATPase PilB, which yields MAISNVKLNVSGLGRRLVQDGLLTEALAQQTYEQALRSKVPFVTYLVQSRILSSRAIATAASQEFGVPLFDLNAMDMDQTAAAQVDEKLMREHHTLPLFKRGNKLFVAVADPTNVRALDEIKFHAGLNTEPVLVEEDKLAKIIDKVLEARDSAISALDDVSLDDLQITSGDEQAAADASEADVDDTPVVRFVNKVLLDAINKGASDVHFEPYEKALRVRFRQDGVLREVASPPVALANRIAARLKVMSRLDISERRVPQDGRMKMQISKNRAVDFRVSSCPTLFGEKIVMRIQDPASAQHGIDALGYEEEQKKLFIDAVHRPYGMVLVTGPTGSGKTVSLYTALTILNTADRNICTAEDPVEINLPGINQLNVNPKAGLTFASALRAFLRQDPDVIMVGEIRDLETAEIAIKAAQTGHMVLSTLHTNDAPQTLTRLVNMGVAPFNIASSISLIIAQRLARRLCPHCKKPLDIPKEALLEEGFKPEEIGNFKVYGPGAGCENCAEGYRGRVGIYQVMTVSEEMGRIIMADGNSMQINDQAKKEGVADLRESGLKKVKQGVTSLEEVNRVTNE from the coding sequence ATGGCCATATCGAACGTAAAACTCAACGTGAGCGGGTTGGGGCGCCGCCTGGTGCAGGACGGCCTGTTGACCGAGGCCCTGGCCCAGCAGACCTACGAACAGGCCCTGCGCAGCAAGGTCCCCTTTGTCACCTACCTCGTGCAAAGCAGAATCCTGTCGAGCCGGGCCATCGCCACCGCCGCCTCCCAGGAGTTCGGCGTGCCGCTTTTCGATCTCAATGCGATGGACATGGATCAAACCGCCGCGGCCCAGGTGGATGAAAAACTGATGCGCGAGCATCACACCCTGCCGCTCTTCAAGCGCGGCAATAAGTTGTTTGTCGCGGTAGCCGACCCCACTAATGTACGCGCCCTCGATGAGATCAAGTTCCATGCCGGCCTCAACACCGAGCCGGTACTGGTCGAGGAGGACAAGCTCGCCAAGATCATAGACAAGGTCCTGGAGGCGCGCGATAGCGCCATCTCGGCTCTGGACGATGTCAGTCTGGACGACCTCCAGATCACCTCCGGCGACGAGCAGGCCGCGGCTGATGCCTCCGAGGCGGATGTAGACGACACGCCGGTGGTGCGGTTCGTCAACAAGGTCTTGTTGGACGCCATCAACAAAGGGGCGTCGGACGTCCACTTCGAGCCCTATGAAAAGGCGCTGCGGGTGCGGTTTCGCCAGGACGGCGTGCTGCGTGAGGTGGCCTCGCCGCCGGTAGCGCTCGCCAATCGCATCGCCGCACGGCTCAAGGTGATGTCGCGGCTCGACATCTCGGAGCGGCGCGTCCCGCAGGACGGCCGCATGAAGATGCAGATCTCCAAGAATCGCGCAGTGGACTTCCGCGTCAGCAGTTGCCCCACGCTGTTCGGCGAAAAGATCGTGATGCGCATCCAGGACCCGGCCAGCGCCCAGCACGGCATAGACGCGCTGGGTTACGAAGAAGAGCAAAAGAAACTCTTTATAGACGCCGTCCACCGCCCCTACGGCATGGTGCTGGTCACCGGCCCCACCGGCAGCGGCAAGACCGTGTCGCTGTACACCGCGCTGACTATCCTCAACACCGCCGACCGCAATATCTGCACCGCCGAAGACCCGGTGGAAATCAATCTCCCCGGCATCAACCAGCTCAATGTCAACCCCAAGGCCGGCCTCACCTTCGCCTCGGCGCTGCGCGCCTTTCTGCGCCAGGACCCGGACGTCATCATGGTGGGAGAGATCCGCGACCTCGAGACGGCCGAGATCGCCATCAAGGCCGCGCAGACCGGCCACATGGTGCTCTCCACCCTGCATACCAACGACGCCCCGCAGACCCTGACCCGGCTGGTGAACATGGGTGTCGCGCCATTCAACATCGCCTCCTCGATTTCGCTCATCATTGCCCAGCGCCTCGCCCGGCGTTTGTGCCCCCATTGCAAAAAACCCTTGGACATTCCGAAGGAGGCGCTGCTCGAAGAAGGCTTCAAGCCGGAAGAGATCGGCAATTTCAAGGTCTACGGCCCCGGGGCCGGCTGCGAGAACTGCGCCGAGGGTTACCGCGGCCGGGTCGGCATCTATCAAGTCATGACGGTCTCCGAGGAAATGGGGCGTATCATCATGGCGGACGGCAACTCCATGCAGATCAACGATCAGGCCAAAAAAGAAGGGGTCGCCGACCTGCGCGAGTCGGGGCTGAAGAAGGTCAAACAGGGCGTTACCAGCCTTGAGGAAGTCAACCGGGTCACCAACGAATAA
- a CDS encoding 4-hydroxy-tetrahydrodipicolinate synthase, which translates to MFHGSMVALVTPMQADGALDPESLRRLVEFHIEQGSNAIVAVGTTGESATLDEEEHCRVIRQVVDFAAGRIPVIAGTGANSTTEAIVLTRCAMQAGADACLLVTPYYNKPTQQGLYLHHKAVAEAAPIPQILYNVPGRTACDMLPETVQRLAAIPNIIGIKEATGDLARAREILDRCGDTIDIYAGDDATAMDIILMGGKGVISVTANVAPRLMHEMCAAALADDRAKASSINNRLMALHKDLFIESNPIPVKWALHQMGLIPPGIRLPLTPLSAAAHDRVRRALQHADLI; encoded by the coding sequence ATGTTTCACGGCAGTATGGTAGCCCTGGTCACGCCGATGCAGGCGGACGGCGCGCTCGACCCGGAGTCCCTGCGGCGCCTGGTCGAGTTTCACATTGAGCAGGGCAGCAACGCCATCGTGGCGGTGGGCACTACCGGCGAATCGGCCACCCTGGACGAGGAAGAGCATTGCAGGGTGATCCGCCAAGTGGTGGATTTCGCCGCCGGGCGCATCCCTGTCATCGCCGGGACGGGCGCCAATTCGACCACCGAGGCCATCGTCCTCACCCGTTGCGCCATGCAGGCCGGCGCCGATGCCTGTCTGCTGGTCACGCCCTACTATAACAAGCCCACCCAGCAGGGCCTGTATCTCCACCATAAGGCGGTGGCCGAGGCGGCGCCTATCCCGCAGATCCTCTATAATGTTCCCGGCCGCACCGCCTGCGACATGCTGCCGGAAACGGTGCAACGGCTGGCGGCCATCCCCAACATCATCGGCATCAAGGAGGCCACCGGAGACCTCGCGCGGGCGCGGGAGATTCTGGATCGCTGTGGTGATACAATAGATATTTATGCGGGCGACGACGCCACCGCGATGGACATTATTTTAATGGGTGGCAAGGGAGTCATCTCGGTGACGGCCAATGTAGCGCCCCGGCTCATGCACGAGATGTGCGCGGCGGCGCTGGCGGACGACCGGGCCAAGGCGTCTTCCATCAATAACCGTCTGATGGCCCTGCACAAAGACCTGTTTATCGAGTCCAACCCCATCCCCGTGAAGTGGGCGCTCCATCAAATGGGTCTGATCCCGCCCGGCATTCGCCTGCCGTTAACCCCG